A single window of Salvia hispanica cultivar TCC Black 2014 unplaced genomic scaffold, UniMelb_Shisp_WGS_1.0 HiC_scaffold_764, whole genome shotgun sequence DNA harbors:
- the LOC125199993 gene encoding LOW QUALITY PROTEIN: carotene epsilon-monooxygenase, chloroplastic-like (The sequence of the model RefSeq protein was modified relative to this genomic sequence to represent the inferred CDS: inserted 1 base in 1 codon) encodes MSSALSLSVLSPITHPRLHRRRCPAPSLSINNSSNGKPPPTTSWVSPDWLTSLTKSLATLGPKDDSNIPAASAKLDDVSDLLGGALFLPLFKWMNEYGPIYRLAAGPRNFVIVSDPAIAKYVLRNYGTKYSKGLVAEVSEFLFGSGFAIAEGSLWTVRRRAVVPSLHKKYLSIIVERVFCRCAEQMVERLKPSLVNGSAVNMEEKFSQLTLDVIGLALFNYEFDSLTTNSPVIDAVYNALKEAELRSTDLLPYWKINALCKVIPRQIKAEKAVSIIREAVEELIAKCREIVEAEGERINEEEYVNDADPSILRFLLASREEVSSTQLRDDLLSMLVAGHETTGSVLTWTAYLLSKDPPSLRKAHEEVDRVLQGRLPTYEDIKNLKFLTRCINESMRLYPHPPVLLRRAQVDDVLPGNYKVYPGQDIMISVYNIHRSAEVWERADDFFPERFDLDSPVPNEANTDYRYIPFSGGXRKCVGDQFALLEAIVSLAVLLQHMSFELIPDQTIGMTTGATIHTTNGLYMKLSQRQTASTSAAANP; translated from the exons ATGTCATCTGCATTATCCCTCTCCGTGTTATCCCCCATCACACATCCCCGTCTCCATCGCCGGCGTTGCCCTGCTCCCTCCCTTTCCATTAACAACTCCTCCAACGGCAAGCCACCGCCGACCACTTCATGGGTGAGCCCAGACTGGCTGACGTCCCTCACCAAATCACTCGCCACATTAGGCCCCAAAGACGACTCCAACATCCCCGCCGCCAGCGCCAAGCTCGATGACGTCTCCGATCTTCTCGGCGGCGCCCTCTTCCTGCCTCTCTTCAAGTGGATGAACGAGTACGGCCCCATCTACCGCCTCGCCGCCGGTCCCAGGAACTTCGTCATCGTCAGCGACCCCGCCATTGCCAAGTATGTGTTGCGGAATTACGGCACCAAGTACTCCAAGGGCCTCGTGGCCGAGGTTTCTGAGTTTTTGTTTGGTTCCGGCTTCGCCATCGCCGAGGGTTCTCTTTGGACG GTAAGGCGCAGGGCCGTGGTTCCGTCACTTCACAAGAAGTACTTGTCGATAATAGTTGAACGGGTCTTTTGCAGATGCGCTGAGCAGATGGTTGAGAGACTGAAGCCCAGTTTAGTCAATGGCTCTGCTGTAAACATGGAGGAAAAGTTCTCACAGCTAACTCTTGATGTTATCGGATTAGCTCTATTTAACTATGAGTTTGATTCTCTCACGACCAATAGTCCAGTTATTGATGCAGTTTATAATGCATTGAAAGAGGCAGAGCTTCGCTCAACTGATCTATTACCGTACTGGAAG ATTAATGCTTTATGTAAAGTAATACCAAGACAAATCAAGGCTGAAAAGGCAGTTTCTATAATTAGGGAAGCTGTTGAGGAGCTCATAGCAAAGTGCCGGGAGATTGTTGAAGCTGAGGGTGAGAGGATCAATGAGGAGGAGTATGTGAATGATGCAGATCCAAGCATTCTTCGCTTCTTGCTTGCCAGCAGAGAGGAG GTATCAAGTACCCAGCTGAGAGATGACCTTCTATCGATGTTAGTTGCTGGCCATGAGACCACCGGTTCTGTGTTAACTTGGACAGCATATTTGCTAAGTAAG GATCCACCCTCTTTGCGAAAAGCACACGAAGAAGTTGACAGAGTTTTACAGGGTCGGCTTCCAACCTATGAAGACATAAAGAATCTCAAGTTTTTGACACGTTGCATCAATGAATCAATGCGTCTTTATCCTCATCCACCT GTCCTGTTGAGACGTGCTCAAGTTGATGACGTGCTACCTGGGAACTACAAGGTCTATCCTGGTCAAGATATCATGATCTCAGTCTACAATATCCATCGCTCTGCAGAG GTGTGGGAAAGGGCTGATGATTTTTTTCCAGAAAGATTCGATTTAGATAGCCCAGTTCCAAATGAAGCGAACACAGATTATAG ATATATCCCATTCAGTGGAG CGCGCAAGTGTGTAGGCGATCAATTTGCTTTACTTGAAGCAATTGTATCCCTTGCAGTACTTCTGCAGCACATGAGCTTTGAGTTAATCCCAGACCAAACTATCGGCATGACTACTGGAGCCACTATCCACACAACAAac GGCCTATACATGAAATTGAGCCAAAGACAAACTGCATCCACCTCTGCTGCAGCAAATCCCTGA